The following proteins come from a genomic window of Salvia hispanica cultivar TCC Black 2014 chromosome 4, UniMelb_Shisp_WGS_1.0, whole genome shotgun sequence:
- the LOC125220354 gene encoding microtubule-associated protein RP/EB family member 1-like, with translation MAKRKATNNPASTTGEAPSEVQATAESQPPSPQRSQPPPTTQIPAMVPLDALAAYLRQQDPNKDWTATLAGGMPATSNPTPTATTENPPTTTPKTSIPTSQKTSPTVTAQSEPSHPYPIHQQTEPLDVSPLSAYQDPNWGETEEKESGGRASESEKGEAEEIMATEAKIDEAEREEIDLNEMARKQGLMTDDEFQAVLGKGDRIVVNPEGVAEVLDLASQAVGRGEATTEAERSEGVVHQSVEEKTDEQPEKAEQLEEERQEPETHQEEASVVTKPKPVKRRLVLKNDPKVERQKPQRVSQRCLGKWTSNKAGANTAADAVEVSSEDEKTTPTKPGEEPSKASQEDTQMATGTVS, from the coding sequence ATGGCAAAGAGAAAGGCAACCAACAACCCAGCATCTACCACCGGCGAAGCCCCGTCAGAAGTCCAAGCAACAGCCGAGTCGCAGCCGCCAAGCCCACAACGATCACAACCACCGCCGACGACACAAATTCCGGCGATGGTTCCTTTAGACGCACTGGCAGCGTATCTAAGGCAACAAGACCCCAACAAAGACTGGACAGCAACCCTGGCCGGAGGAATGCCGGCGACATCAAACCCTACCCCAACTGCAACCACAGAAAACCCACCCACCACCACCCCAAAAACCTCAATTCCGACATCCCAAAAGACCTCCCCAACAGTAACTGCACAATCAGAACCCTCCCACCCTTATCCCATACACCAACAAACAGAGCCGCTCGACGTCAGCCCTCTTTCCGCCTATCAAGATCCCAACTGGGGAGAAACAGAAGAAAAGGAGAGTGGGGGGAGAGCAAGCGAGAGCGAGAAAGGTGAAGCAGAGGAGATAATGGCCACTGAGGCCAAAATCGATGAAGCGGAGAGGGAGGAGATAGATCTGAACGAAATGGCCAGAAAGCAAGGGTTAATGACGGATGATGAATTCCAAGCGGTTTTGGGCAAGGGGGATAGGATCGTGGTAAACCCTGAAGGGGTGGCTGAGGTACTGGACCTCGCATCCCAGGCAGTAGGGAGGGGGGAAGCAACAACGGAAGCGGAAAGGTCGGAAGGGGTAGTCCACCAATCAGTGGAGGAGAAGACAGACGAACAACCGGAAAAGGCCGAACAACTTGAGGAGGAGAGGCAAGAGCCAGAAACACATCAAGAGGAAGCCTCAGTGGTAACTAAACCGAAACCAGTAAAGAGGAGGCTAGTGTTGAAAAACGACCCCAAGGTAGAAAGGCAGAAACCCCAAAGAGTGTCACAGAGATGCTTAGGAAAGTGGACGTCCAACAAGGCAGGAGCAAACACAGCAGCAGATGCAGTGGAGGTTTCGAGTGAAGACGAGAagactactcctacaaaaccCGGGGAGGAGCCCTCTAAAGCTAGCCAGGAGGACACCCAAATGGCAACAGGGACAGTATCATAA
- the LOC125220355 gene encoding uncharacterized protein LOC125220355, with amino-acid sequence MCHLPVGIEYRAYWAVQQVNVDTKACEEERKLQLQELEELRLESFDSAMWYKEKTKMWNDKNVRTKDLQVGQKVLLFQSKLKLMLGKLKSKWAGPYIITALPLQASAETGRERGAGT; translated from the exons atgtgtcacttgCCAGTAGGAATTGAATACCGAGCATACTGGGCAGTTCAGCAGGTTAATGTAGATACTAAGGCctgtgaagaggaaaggaagctACAACTACAAGAGCTGGAAGAGCTCAGATTGGAGTCGTTCGActcagccatgtggtacaaggagaaaacaaagatgtggAACGACAAAAATGTgagaaccaaggatctccaagttggtcagaaagtactactcttcCAGTCAAAATTGAAGCTAATGCTTGGGAAGCTCAAGTCCAAATGGGCAGGACCTTACATTATCACTGCACTAC CTTTGCAGGCGAGTGCAGAGACTGGGAGGGAGCGTGGAGCAGGGACGTGA